In uncultured Cohaesibacter sp., a genomic segment contains:
- a CDS encoding diguanylate cyclase: protein MAKHALIFTSSDLGLDTPAWAEVLIQVNFAVWSHYLYSEDALDEVSSQAGILLVDLFDVKGEDVAELVAQADKLRRQFGFADARVPMVAIADSSIKLSEEQMKPFADVLKPPLTQDLIANRLTSLMRLATMRREAERRSLTFKRFGVGLPIVPPPRNLDEQSLLYIGAGAAFLPVQLALPDTVETIAALTPAMAMHYLDIKPFDALVVELSDYNEHLIEFISDLRRNPNYFSFPIILVCHKKAVQDGLAGLAAGANDIVSFPFSERFFENRFDILVREERYRQQLRKIFSEARLLMPTDAVTRLYSEEFLKSHLEVLQQEDAGASVTFVGFDISFDAVHEKRGGNRLPPALLAKVGRLILSLMRAEDLLARLDNGYMVAFFPDTDLFEARMALQRIRSIVQLSPFVEQHSSRAVHVTLDFSLHYCDTRSPDFNVEQILKDLFENPVVRF, encoded by the coding sequence ATGGCCAAGCATGCTCTCATTTTTACTTCTTCGGACCTTGGCCTTGATACGCCCGCATGGGCTGAAGTGCTCATTCAAGTCAATTTCGCTGTCTGGTCCCACTATCTCTATTCCGAAGACGCGCTTGATGAGGTGTCATCGCAGGCCGGTATTCTTCTGGTGGATCTGTTCGATGTGAAGGGCGAGGATGTTGCCGAGTTGGTTGCTCAGGCGGACAAGCTGCGGCGGCAATTCGGTTTTGCCGATGCGCGGGTGCCGATGGTGGCCATTGCGGATTCTTCCATCAAGCTGTCGGAAGAGCAGATGAAGCCCTTCGCCGATGTGCTCAAACCTCCACTGACACAGGATCTGATTGCCAACCGCCTCACTTCGCTGATGCGACTGGCGACGATGCGTCGGGAAGCCGAGCGTCGCTCGCTGACCTTCAAGCGCTTCGGAGTGGGCTTGCCGATCGTGCCGCCTCCGCGCAATCTCGATGAGCAGAGCCTGCTTTATATCGGAGCTGGCGCCGCCTTCCTGCCGGTTCAGCTGGCCTTGCCCGATACCGTTGAGACGATTGCCGCCCTGACACCTGCCATGGCGATGCATTATCTGGATATCAAGCCGTTTGATGCATTGGTGGTGGAGTTGAGCGACTATAATGAGCATCTGATCGAGTTCATTTCGGATTTGCGGCGCAACCCCAATTATTTCTCATTCCCGATCATTCTGGTCTGTCACAAGAAGGCGGTGCAGGACGGGCTGGCCGGATTGGCCGCCGGAGCCAATGACATCGTTTCCTTCCCATTCTCTGAGCGCTTTTTCGAGAACCGCTTTGATATTCTGGTGCGGGAAGAGCGCTATCGGCAGCAGTTGCGCAAGATCTTTTCCGAGGCGCGCCTGTTGATGCCGACTGATGCGGTGACGCGGCTCTATTCGGAAGAATTTCTCAAATCGCATCTGGAGGTCTTGCAGCAGGAGGATGCCGGCGCGTCGGTCACCTTTGTCGGCTTCGATATCTCCTTTGATGCGGTGCATGAAAAGCGGGGTGGCAATCGCCTGCCTCCTGCCCTGTTGGCCAAGGTCGGACGGCTCATTCTGTCGCTGATGCGGGCGGAAGATCTGCTTGCGCGGCTTGATAATGGCTATATGGTGGCTTTCTTTCCCGATACGGATCTTTTCGAGGCGCGCATGGCGCTGCAAAGGATTCGCTCGATTGTCCAGCTCAGCCCGTTTGTTGAGCAGCATTCATCGCGGGCTGTTCATGTTACCCTCGATTTTTCGCTGCATTATTGCGATACCAGAAGCCCGGATTTCAATGTCGAGCAGATTTTGAAGGATCTGTTTGAAAATCCGGTCGTACGCTTCTGA
- a CDS encoding class I adenylate-forming enzyme family protein, which translates to MLLSTPEQIENYTTSGLWGEDRLDLVFARHAELRADDLALIDDQSLHSVSGRRPQCLSFIRTWRRVVAVSEFLTGIGMKSDTVVAMLIPPSSDAAVLALVASRMGIILAPIPLTSGEADLREKLEQVGAKAIVCCSHYEDEPVAERVRNVAADMFSIRFVFCIGENAPEGLIDLGEILDQEDNVDEESLFQHSRQIGANVVLAIHWSAAGSDVAQPIGRSHNQLLAIGRYVHEQTVLQAESCLFVTHHMSGLVGFAVGLVGALDIGARIQFHNFRTTHGFVEALAEFGGQHVSLPGSLWQGAHDLLPMNVREQLISVSLVWNRAHAEQSVYGENETAARLIDLTNFKDLVLFSQLRRHPSEVGSIPLGPINSLIDPAKVWMETFLFGMEEARKAQPDAAIIGGELCVKGAMLPECAFPLAGAIEGKALRATEDGFIHTEIGCHLVTEEHGEQRALFRPLGDLGDVLSFGGFAERGEDLDALYRECIVVSDAAAFIVPSEDEGPAHLMAALVVDDKDIAREEFYAFLKNKRVSRMKWPRDIIFVEAIPRRTNGKVMRESLIEASQVADVA; encoded by the coding sequence ATGCTCCTCTCCACCCCTGAACAAATAGAAAATTACACGACATCAGGTCTTTGGGGGGAAGATCGTCTTGATTTGGTTTTTGCCCGGCATGCTGAGCTGCGGGCGGACGATCTTGCGCTGATTGATGATCAGTCCTTGCATTCGGTTAGTGGCCGCAGACCGCAATGTCTCTCCTTCATCCGGACCTGGCGACGGGTTGTTGCTGTTTCAGAATTCCTGACCGGTATCGGCATGAAAAGTGATACCGTTGTCGCGATGCTCATCCCGCCCAGCTCCGATGCTGCGGTTCTCGCGCTGGTGGCCAGTCGAATGGGGATCATTCTTGCCCCCATTCCGCTGACCAGCGGGGAAGCCGATCTGAGGGAAAAGCTCGAACAGGTGGGAGCCAAGGCGATTGTCTGTTGTTCCCATTATGAAGACGAGCCTGTGGCCGAACGGGTCCGAAATGTCGCCGCCGACATGTTCTCTATCCGCTTTGTTTTCTGCATCGGAGAAAATGCGCCCGAGGGTCTCATTGATCTTGGCGAAATCCTTGATCAGGAAGACAATGTGGATGAGGAAAGCCTGTTTCAGCATTCCCGGCAGATCGGCGCCAATGTTGTGTTGGCGATTCACTGGAGCGCGGCTGGCAGCGATGTCGCCCAGCCAATCGGGCGCAGTCATAATCAATTGCTGGCAATCGGGCGCTATGTCCATGAGCAGACTGTCTTGCAGGCGGAAAGCTGTCTGTTTGTAACCCATCACATGTCCGGGCTGGTGGGCTTTGCGGTCGGTCTTGTCGGCGCCCTTGATATTGGCGCAAGGATCCAGTTTCACAATTTCCGCACGACCCATGGTTTTGTCGAGGCGCTCGCCGAATTTGGCGGCCAGCATGTAAGCCTGCCCGGTTCTCTGTGGCAGGGCGCTCATGACCTTTTGCCGATGAATGTGCGCGAACAGCTGATCAGTGTCTCGCTGGTCTGGAACCGGGCGCATGCGGAGCAAAGCGTTTATGGAGAGAATGAAACGGCTGCCCGGCTCATTGATCTTACCAATTTCAAGGATCTGGTGCTGTTCTCGCAGTTGCGCCGCCATCCAAGCGAAGTTGGCTCCATTCCTCTGGGACCGATCAACTCGCTGATTGATCCGGCCAAGGTCTGGATGGAGACCTTCCTGTTCGGCATGGAGGAAGCCCGCAAGGCGCAACCGGACGCAGCCATCATTGGTGGTGAGCTTTGCGTTAAGGGAGCCATGCTGCCCGAATGCGCATTTCCGCTTGCCGGTGCCATTGAGGGCAAAGCGCTGCGGGCGACCGAGGATGGCTTCATTCATACCGAGATCGGCTGTCATCTGGTAACGGAGGAGCATGGTGAACAGCGCGCCCTCTTCCGCCCGCTGGGGGATCTGGGAGACGTGCTTTCCTTCGGCGGCTTTGCCGAGCGCGGTGAAGATCTGGATGCGCTTTATCGCGAATGCATCGTCGTCTCGGACGCCGCTGCTTTCATCGTGCCTTCAGAGGATGAAGGGCCAGCGCATTTGATGGCCGCTCTGGTGGTTGATGACAAGGATATTGCGCGGGAAGAATTTTATGCCTTTCTTAAGAATAAACGCGTTTCCCGCATGAAATGGCCGCGAGATATTATATTTGTAGAAGCTATTCCGCGCCGGACAAATGGCAAGGTGATGCGCGAAAGCCTGATTGAAGCCAGTCAGGTGGCTGATGTCGCATAG
- the mfd gene encoding transcription-repair coupling factor: MMLHVSHVPDGLEGLAVAEVANAHLEAAKGKKIAAIYIARDDRRMASMQQALSFFAPKLSCLSFPAWDCVPYDRVSPNAEISARRMTALSRLSYNSVSEPTILLTSVNAMLQRVPSRASVKKQSWSAKPGNAVDMDELIEWLETNGFLRTPTVREHGEYAVRGGIVDLFVPGAEEPVRLDFFGDTLESIRKFDQQTQRTVGQLKGIDLVSASEVVLTEEAISNFRRRYTSNFGAAQRDDLLYQAISNGHRYQGIEHWLPYFNEDLESLFDFTDDAPVILDPLSDDAIAERLELIKDHYAARRETLDSGLDQGVPYKPVEPHLLYLDREGWSSILGTQRRVRLTPFDVPETGIETVVNLGGKQGRTFAAERSAENVNVFDAVIDHIKAVKQNRKRVTIACWTPGSAERMHQVLTDHEMTGLVPYETWQARQVIKPNQVGLTVLELESGFETDKDVVIGEQDILGDRLVRSKRRRKKSSDVLTEAASLTEGDIVVHIEHGIGRFMGLQTVDAAGAPHDCLEIHYAGGDKLFLPVENIELLSRYGSEDTEAQLDKLGGVAWQARKSKMKERIRMMADQLIKVAAERELRQAERIVPPEGLYDEFVARFPFDETEDQFSAIEQVFDDMGSGRPMDRLICGDVGFGKTEVALRAAFIAAMNGRQVAVVVPTTLLARQHYKNFIDRFTGFPLVIEQASRLVSTKKLNETKKGLKDGSVDIVVGTHALLGKSVDFRDLGLLIIDEEQHFGVKHKERLKELRADVHVLTLSATPIPRTLQLALTGVRELSLIATPPVDRLAVRTFISPFDKLTIREALLRERYRGGQSFYVCPRVADIAEVQVFLEEQVPEVKVAIAHGQMAAGQLDDIMTAFYDGKFDVLLSTTIVESGIDVPTANTLIVHRADMFGLSQLYQLRGRVGRSKTRAYALFTVPARKTLTPTAERRLKVLQSLDTLGAGFQLASHDLDIRGAGNLLGEEQSGHVKEVGYELYQQMLEEAVASLRSGDLTIMEDKWSPQISIGTPVLIPDSYVHDLQLRLNLYRRLADLVEANEIDEFGAELIDRFGPQPEEVKHLLKIVYIKGLCRKANVEKIDAGPKGAVLAFRNNEFSNPAGLVQYITEQGTLAKIRPDQKIFLARNWNSASDRLKGTAVIMTQLAKLAQMAQ, encoded by the coding sequence ATGATGCTCCATGTCAGTCATGTGCCTGACGGACTGGAGGGACTGGCTGTGGCTGAAGTGGCCAATGCGCATCTGGAGGCAGCAAAGGGCAAGAAGATCGCAGCCATCTATATCGCCCGTGATGACAGGCGCATGGCCTCGATGCAGCAGGCGCTTTCCTTCTTTGCGCCCAAGCTTTCCTGCCTGTCCTTCCCGGCGTGGGATTGCGTGCCTTATGACCGGGTTTCTCCCAATGCGGAGATTTCCGCCCGTCGCATGACGGCCCTTTCGCGCCTTTCCTATAACAGCGTCTCGGAGCCGACCATTCTGCTGACTTCGGTCAACGCCATGCTTCAGCGCGTGCCCAGCCGGGCCTCGGTCAAGAAGCAGAGCTGGTCTGCCAAGCCCGGCAATGCCGTGGATATGGACGAGCTGATCGAATGGCTGGAGACCAATGGATTCCTGCGCACACCAACCGTCCGCGAGCATGGCGAATATGCGGTAAGAGGCGGCATTGTCGATCTGTTCGTGCCCGGAGCGGAAGAGCCAGTGCGGCTGGATTTCTTCGGCGACACCTTGGAAAGCATCCGCAAATTCGACCAGCAGACCCAACGCACCGTGGGCCAGCTAAAGGGCATCGATCTTGTATCGGCGTCAGAAGTGGTTCTGACGGAAGAGGCCATTTCCAATTTCCGCCGCCGCTATACCTCCAATTTCGGAGCGGCACAGCGCGACGATCTGCTCTATCAGGCCATATCAAACGGTCATCGCTATCAGGGCATCGAGCATTGGTTGCCCTATTTCAACGAAGATCTGGAAAGCCTGTTTGATTTCACCGACGATGCGCCGGTCATTCTCGATCCTCTGAGCGATGACGCGATTGCCGAACGGCTCGAATTGATCAAGGACCATTATGCTGCCCGCCGCGAAACCCTCGATAGCGGTCTTGATCAGGGCGTGCCCTACAAGCCGGTTGAGCCGCATCTGCTCTATCTGGACAGGGAAGGCTGGAGCTCCATTCTCGGCACACAAAGACGGGTAAGGCTCACGCCCTTTGACGTGCCGGAAACAGGCATTGAGACTGTCGTCAATCTGGGCGGCAAGCAGGGGCGCACCTTCGCCGCCGAGCGCAGCGCCGAAAATGTCAACGTTTTCGATGCGGTCATCGACCATATCAAGGCCGTCAAACAGAACAGGAAGCGGGTCACCATTGCCTGTTGGACGCCGGGCTCGGCCGAACGCATGCATCAGGTGCTGACCGACCATGAAATGACCGGTCTGGTGCCTTACGAGACATGGCAGGCACGACAGGTCATCAAGCCCAATCAGGTCGGCCTGACGGTTCTTGAGCTGGAAAGCGGCTTTGAGACCGACAAGGATGTGGTCATCGGCGAGCAGGATATTCTGGGCGACCGTCTTGTCCGCTCCAAGCGCCGCCGCAAGAAAAGCTCGGATGTCCTGACCGAAGCCGCCAGCCTGACCGAAGGCGATATCGTGGTTCATATCGAACATGGTATCGGCCGCTTCATGGGGCTGCAAACCGTGGATGCGGCAGGCGCTCCGCATGATTGCCTTGAAATCCATTATGCCGGTGGTGACAAGCTGTTCCTGCCGGTCGAGAATATCGAACTGCTCTCTCGCTACGGCTCGGAAGACACCGAAGCCCAGCTCGACAAGTTGGGCGGGGTCGCATGGCAGGCCCGCAAGTCAAAAATGAAAGAGCGGATCCGCATGATGGCGGATCAGCTCATCAAGGTGGCCGCCGAACGTGAATTGCGTCAGGCCGAACGGATCGTGCCGCCCGAAGGCCTTTACGACGAATTCGTCGCCCGCTTCCCGTTTGACGAGACCGAAGACCAGTTCAGCGCCATTGAGCAGGTATTCGACGATATGGGCTCGGGCCGCCCGATGGATCGCCTCATCTGCGGCGATGTCGGCTTTGGCAAAACCGAAGTTGCCCTGCGCGCCGCCTTCATTGCCGCCATGAACGGACGGCAGGTGGCCGTTGTCGTCCCCACCACCTTGCTCGCCCGTCAGCATTACAAGAATTTCATCGACCGTTTCACAGGCTTCCCGCTGGTCATCGAGCAGGCGTCCCGACTGGTTTCCACCAAGAAACTGAATGAAACCAAAAAGGGCCTCAAGGACGGCTCGGTCGATATCGTCGTCGGCACCCATGCCCTGCTTGGCAAGAGCGTTGATTTCCGCGATCTGGGCCTGCTGATCATCGACGAGGAACAGCATTTCGGCGTCAAGCACAAGGAACGACTCAAGGAGCTACGGGCCGATGTCCATGTGCTGACACTGTCGGCAACGCCAATTCCGCGCACCCTGCAACTGGCCCTGACGGGCGTGCGAGAATTGTCGCTCATCGCGACGCCGCCAGTGGACCGTCTGGCAGTGCGCACCTTCATTTCGCCCTTTGACAAGCTGACCATCCGCGAAGCCCTGCTGCGAGAACGCTATCGCGGCGGCCAGAGCTTCTATGTCTGCCCGCGCGTGGCCGATATCGCCGAGGTTCAGGTCTTCCTTGAAGAACAAGTGCCAGAGGTTAAGGTCGCCATTGCCCATGGCCAGATGGCCGCAGGCCAGCTCGACGACATCATGACCGCCTTCTATGACGGCAAGTTCGATGTGCTGCTCTCCACCACCATCGTGGAATCGGGCATTGACGTGCCAACGGCCAATACGCTGATCGTGCATCGCGCCGACATGTTCGGCCTTTCCCAGCTCTATCAGCTGCGCGGACGGGTAGGGCGCTCCAAGACCCGGGCCTATGCGCTCTTCACTGTGCCAGCCAGAAAGACCCTGACGCCAACCGCCGAACGTCGCCTCAAGGTACTCCAGAGCCTCGACACGCTGGGCGCCGGTTTCCAGCTCGCCAGTCATGATCTGGATATTCGCGGCGCGGGCAACCTTCTGGGCGAGGAACAGTCCGGCCATGTCAAGGAAGTCGGTTACGAGCTCTATCAGCAGATGCTGGAAGAAGCGGTCGCCTCCCTGCGCTCCGGCGATCTCACGATCATGGAAGACAAATGGTCACCGCAGATTTCAATCGGCACGCCGGTGCTCATCCCGGACAGCTATGTGCATGATCTGCAACTGCGGCTCAATCTCTATCGCCGCCTTGCCGATCTGGTGGAAGCCAACGAGATCGACGAATTTGGTGCAGAATTGATCGACCGTTTCGGCCCGCAGCCCGAAGAGGTCAAGCATCTGCTCAAGATTGTCTATATCAAGGGATTGTGCCGCAAGGCCAATGTCGAGAAAATCGACGCAGGTCCTAAAGGGGCCGTGCTTGCCTTCCGCAATAATGAATTCTCAAATCCGGCTGGCCTTGTGCAATATATTACCGAGCAGGGCACTCTGGCCAAGATAAGACCGGATCAGAAGATTTTCCTTGCCCGCAACTGGAATTCGGCCAGCGACCGCCTCAAGGGCACCGCTGTGATCATGACGCAATTGGCAAAGCTGGCCCAGATGGCCCAATGA